One genomic region from Artemia franciscana chromosome 17, ASM3288406v1, whole genome shotgun sequence encodes:
- the LOC136037764 gene encoding uncharacterized protein LOC136037764, translating into MTRRSKSRRKRMMETFRFFGVVMVGVFGWFFASVSAAYVPSITLLDRTYESKILLLEDQMLDNYPIRYKRQAGSEAEDNLNSTPMVQDLTLGDVVAIFRFFLAAPTSQSCSHRLACEAVRIANVLLPD; encoded by the exons ATGACTAGACGAAGCAAAAGTCGAAGAAAAAGA ATGATGGAAACATTTCGTTTTTTTGGCGTCGTGATGGTTGGTGTTTTTGGCTGGTTTTTCGCTAGTGTTTCAGCGGCTTATGTGCCTAGCATTACTTTACTAGACCGTACTTATGaatcaaaaattcttttattggAAGATCAAATGCTTGATAATTACCCTATAAGATATAAAAGGCAAGCAGGCTCTGAAGCTGAGGATAATTTAAATTCAACTCCGATGGTCCAGGACTTAACTTTAGGGGATGTAGTAGCAATTTTTCGCTTTTTCTTGGCAGCACCGACATCACAGTCTTGTTCGCACAGGTTAGCCTGTGAAGCAGTTCGTATAGCGAACGTTTTACTACCTGATTAG